One region of Niallia sp. Man26 genomic DNA includes:
- a CDS encoding HD domain-containing protein codes for MGQNLKLPTSELELLYKSAILHDIGKIGIPDNVLLKEGKLTEEDSCT; via the coding sequence ATTGGGCAAAACTTAAAGCTGCCTACAAGTGAGTTGGAGTTATTGTATAAATCAGCGATATTGCATGATATTGGCAAAATAGGTATTCCTGATAATGTTTTGTTAAAGGAAGGGAAGCTGACAGAGGAAGATTCATGCACATAA